Proteins encoded by one window of uncultured Draconibacterium sp.:
- a CDS encoding serine hydrolase, with protein MKIFRTFYAITGILVYLIACSQTLKFRTVTKYPEIQNTGHFVSIDGLWRVTAGTAIKYPHGTLEPILMVNNEAQGKITARGCFLWENRFYDYWNFDSVQYINSTNELYLFYDDGGTYRGKVDQNKQVIRGIARWDEEDASDTARIDFIRDENFDIDRMFTPYPRGKDGSVKYSYRRPENISDQLQTASIFGALKDTAAFYQLMERIIRQDFGRLESFLVLKDQKLILEEYFYNYNRMQLHPVHSVTKSITSLLLGIALERHGNLEVDTPVFNFFPHYDSLITPEKEKITLKHVLTMSSGFPEDDEFEKNNPNDVVKQMLVQPLESAPGEKFNYNGNNSNLLGSIIYALEEKQADDFAKEVLFNKLGISQFRWEKENGVVPCQSELQMLPRDMAKIGLLVANKGVWNGEQLVPKKWIEMSGKAHVPETEFFDYGFQWWYRSKRNRAWWENPVHGSKDEHDMFLALGYGGQYIMIVKDLDLVIAITSSDYNEENGMAHQKIPLVVEELVPLFDE; from the coding sequence ATGAAAATTTTCAGAACTTTTTACGCAATAACAGGGATTTTGGTTTATCTAATTGCGTGTTCACAAACTCTAAAATTCCGCACTGTAACCAAGTACCCAGAGATTCAAAACACTGGGCACTTTGTTTCAATTGACGGACTGTGGCGAGTTACGGCAGGAACCGCTATCAAATATCCGCACGGAACACTCGAACCTATTCTAATGGTGAATAATGAAGCTCAGGGAAAAATCACAGCAAGAGGTTGTTTTCTTTGGGAAAATCGTTTCTACGATTACTGGAATTTCGACAGTGTTCAATACATCAATTCAACTAATGAATTGTACTTGTTTTATGACGATGGCGGCACATATCGGGGAAAGGTTGACCAAAATAAACAAGTGATTCGGGGAATAGCCCGTTGGGATGAAGAAGATGCTTCGGATACCGCGAGAATTGATTTTATTCGTGATGAGAATTTTGATATAGACCGAATGTTTACACCGTATCCACGAGGTAAAGATGGAAGTGTGAAATATTCGTATCGTCGGCCCGAAAATATATCTGATCAACTGCAAACCGCTTCCATATTCGGGGCACTAAAAGATACGGCTGCATTTTACCAATTAATGGAAAGAATTATCCGGCAGGATTTCGGGCGACTGGAATCTTTTTTGGTTCTGAAAGATCAGAAGCTAATTCTGGAAGAATACTTTTACAATTACAACCGGATGCAACTTCACCCGGTTCATTCCGTCACAAAAAGCATTACTTCATTACTTTTAGGAATTGCATTGGAGCGACATGGCAATCTTGAGGTCGATACACCTGTTTTTAATTTCTTCCCGCATTACGATTCATTAATTACTCCTGAGAAAGAAAAAATCACGCTGAAACATGTTTTAACCATGAGTTCCGGTTTCCCGGAGGATGATGAGTTTGAGAAAAACAATCCGAACGACGTGGTAAAACAAATGCTGGTACAGCCACTGGAGTCAGCTCCCGGCGAAAAATTTAATTACAATGGCAACAATTCAAATCTGCTGGGGAGTATAATTTATGCACTTGAAGAAAAGCAGGCCGACGATTTTGCAAAAGAAGTACTGTTCAACAAACTGGGCATTTCACAATTTCGGTGGGAAAAAGAAAATGGCGTTGTGCCATGCCAGAGTGAGCTACAAATGCTACCGCGTGATATGGCTAAAATTGGCTTGCTGGTTGCAAATAAGGGGGTGTGGAACGGAGAACAGCTTGTTCCGAAAAAGTGGATCGAAATGTCGGGGAAAGCACACGTACCCGAAACCGAATTTTTTGATTACGGATTCCAGTGGTGGTACCGTTCGAAACGAAACAGGGCCTGGTGGGAAAATCCTGTTCACGGAAGCAAAGATGAGCACGACATGTTTCTGGCGCTTGGTTATGGCGGCCAGTACATAATGATTGTGAAAGATCTGGATTTGGTTATCGCAATTACTTCGTCGGATTATAACGAAGAAAACGGGATGGCGCATCAAAAAATACCACTGGTGGTTGAAGAGCTTGTTCCCTTGTTTGATGAATAG